TATGAGCTAATAATGGACTAGCTCACAGAAATATGAAAGCATCGAAATAAtcaaatcagtattttttttaaatttatttttggctgctttgggtctttgctgcacgcagactttgtctagctgcagcgagtgggagccactcttcgctgcgctgcgtgggcttctcactgtggtggcctcccttgctgcggagcaccggctccaggcacgcgggcctcagtaatcgtggcacacgggctcagtagctgtggcttgcaggctgtagagcacaggctcagtagttgtggcccacgggcctagttgctccacgacacatgggatcttcccagaccagggctcgaacccgtttcctctgccttggcaggcagattcctaaccaccgtgccaccagggaagccccaaatcagtatttttaataaCATTGAGCCCGCATGACCATTGACATAACTTCTGATGATCTGGAATCCAAACAATTAAAATACTGTCTTTTCCTCCATTATACCAAATAGCATTGATTAATGTTCATTATTATAACTCTGGTAGCCTGCAGGGAATATTCAGATGTGCCTTCTAAATCATCATAAAAAGAGGTTCAGTAGACGTTTCCTCAGACATGTGTGGCttgctccctcacttccttcagctctttgttcaaatgtcaccttcttgaAGGCTTTCTCAAATGACCCTAATGAAAATGATATTTTCCCCTGCCTCTCCCCAACCCCTCACATTCCTGATACCCATTCCTGATCTATTTTTCTTAATAGTGCTTATCAGCAATTCAAACaatatctattttattcatttatctgtgtATTATGTCTTGCGCAgaaatgcatgcacacacacacaaacacacacacacaaacacttgaataagctccatgagagcaaagATTTTGTTTACTTTGCCTATTGTTGCATCCCAGTGACTAAAAAAGTAactggcacataggaagcactcaataaatatttgtatagtaCATAAAACATGGTTTAATTGGACCTGTCATGTGTCCTGTGTGGGGTACCAGGGATTCCACAGGCACATTATCTCTATTTTTGTAGTACACAATGCCTGATGCAGAGAAGGACCACACACATTTGTAAACAAATTAGTAAAAATGGTATTTGGAGATTAAGTACAACAAAAGAAATATGTAGGGTGCTGAGACAGAGAATGTGACAGCAGAGACCTATCAAGTCAGATTCGGTGGTTGTCAGAGAGGGCCTTTTGGTGATGACATTGAAGTTGAGATGAAGAATGAGATGGCTTGATACCATTCAGCAGAGGAAACCCCCATTCCCCAGTCACCTGGGATGAGTGAGTGTGGTACCCAACATAAAAGGACCTGAAgagaagaatggagaagaaatTCTTAGTCTGAATTTCTGGGTTCCACCTCCATTCAACTATTGATTAGCTGAAGGATCTTGAAAGATCACACAAACTCTGAGTCTCCCTTTGcttaaaatggggatgagaacACCTACCTCACAGGCGTAAGTTATATTAGATAATGTACATGAAAGTGCTTAAGTGTAAAATGCATGCCTGGTATTGTGATGGGTAAATGGGTAAGTACTGTAAACTCTGTACCGTTGGAGTGTGAATTTCCCACTGGCCTTGAGGATGCTGAAGCTAAAGCTTGTCCTCTGGTGTACTTAGGCCAAAGGAACCAAAGCATGGCAAAGTCTGATGCCATTCACTGGTGGAGCCTTTGTGCTGCTAGGCATCTGTCTTGTTTCAGATTGTGTCGTGTCTGTGTCTTGGGAGACTTCTGCCACAGCGTCCGGGCGCCATGGCTCCCTAACCCAAGTCGCGTGAGAGGAGTGGGAGAAACTCTTCTATGCAGAGGGGTCTCTCTAAGAGCTGCCCTCATCTGCTCCCACTGCTAGAACCTGTCTCTGCGACCCAAAGGATGACCTGATGTATTTGTCCCAACGGTACCTACCAGGAGTCAAGAGACAAACTGGACTTTGACTGTGTTTTCTGCTAGCCTCAGGACAGCCTGCGGACGTCGGTGCAAAGCAAACCCACAAGTcagagagaaggcaggaggggaAAGAGGGGCCGGTCCTGGGACAAACGGAGGATGCAGGGAGCTCTGGGCTTTGACGAGCCGAGGAGGGCgaggggaaggagaggtgggggaaggagcgCTGGGGTGTGGGCGCAAGGCGGAGAGGGCGGGAAcgaagaggagaggagggagggcgaGGAGGGAAGGGCCGCGGGGAAAGGAAGGACACGCGCAGACGGGCAGAGAGGGGCGGACGCGAGGCCGGCGGCTGCCGGGGAGGAGCGGGCGGCGGCCCcggggggcgcggggcggggtggggcggcgCTGTCAGCGCGAGGCGGCGAGCGGAATGCAGCGGCCGGAGGCCTGGCCACGTCCGCACCCGGGGGAGGGGGCCGCGGCCGCCCCGGCCGGGGGCCCGGCGCCGCCCGCCCGAGGCCGGGAGCCCGCGGGGCTGCGGGTACGGAGCGGGCGGCGCCGGGGGCCGAGCGGGCGGCGCCAGCTCCCAAGTCGCCCGCTGGGCGCTGGGGAACTTGGTGCCGCCCGGACCGGCCGGGGAGGGGCGGCGCCCGCGCAGGCAGAAAAGTTCCTCCGCGCGGACTCGGGAGGAGGCCGGTCTGGCGTCCGCTTGGGCGAAGTTCTGGAGCAGTCCGCGTGGGCGGGGGGACGGCTCGGCGGGGCTGGATTGCGATTCTCCCGGAGGGTTAGGGAGCCGCGGGGCCGCCCCGGGCCTCGGGCTGACGTGCGTGCTTCTGGAGTCCGAcgggccgggggctgggggcgCGCGGAGAGCGCAGGTCCAGCCTCGGCCGCTGGCCGCTGGCCGCTGGAGGAGGAGGCTCGGCGCCGCTGTCCCCCCGGCCCAGGTTCTGTGATACACTCCGACTCGGGCTCTGGAGCAGTCAGTGCATGACAGAACTTGGGCCCGGACGGACCTTCCGCACCCAGTGGGCACAGCGCGCACCCGGGGCCTGCAGTGGACCATCTGCCTGGGAGGGGAGCGGGCACTCCAGTGGCCCATGTGGCATAGGGTTGGGCTGGAACCAGCTGTGGATCTTTGGGGTTGGGGTCgctggagcctgaggattgacTCTTGGGACCAGCAGGTCCCGTAGAGCCAATGAGAGGGGGTCTGCCCTGAGTTAGGGGCCAACGGagctctcccccccaccccgccccgtgtCAGTTGCAGGAACCTTCCCTCTACACCATCAAGGCTGTCTTCATCCTAGATAATGACGGACACCGCCTGCTGGCCAAGGTAACCTCCCACCCTCACCGGAGGGCCCCTGAAGACACTGTGCCACAGGCCCAAGAACAGAATTCCCCACCCAGCTGCCTCTCCTGGCAGGAGGGACCCCACTGTGGGCTCTGCGACTCAGAGCAGCTCAGCTGAGACCCCTCCAAAGGCCATTCTGTCCATCCTCCTGCCTTGTCAGACTGCTGGCCCCTGAAAGGGGGGAGGCTGTCTCCTCTGTTTCTAAAATGTTCCCTAAAATGTCTTCTCACCATCTTTTCCACTGGCCTGGGACCCCGGGGTCCTAGTCCCCAAATTCTGAACCTCCACTTTTCTTCTACAGCTTGGTAAACACTAAGGATTTAGAACCAGACAAGATTTTAGAGACTATATAATCCAACtctttcatttcacaaatgaggaaaatgcAGTCTAGAGAAGCTAAAAGAGTTGCCTGTGGTCACAGGTAGTAATATCAGAACACAGATCCAAACTCAGATATTTTGACCTGAAGCTCAGGAGGGTGGTTTTCACTGCACCAACTATTCAACTATCTGGTATCTATGCTAGTGAACATGGCCAGGATAAACCAAACTAGAATAATCCAAAAATAAATGTCTATCATCAACACGATTAACTATAGTAGGGCTATGGCACCTAAACCAGCTATGAAATGCATTATAGATTTTTCGTTTGTATGGGTTGAAACTTTTTGACTTCATGACATTGAAATGAGCTTGTTCACCACAGCAGTGGCCAGCAGGGAGACTGCTAATTTGCCTGCAGATGGGGTACTAAGTGGCAAAATCCACATTCAAAAAATTGAAAGCTGAGCTGACCATCTCTTGCCGCAGCTGGTCAGAGGTGGCTCGGCAACCAAAAGTTCCAGGGCCTCCTCCCAGCAGATCACATCCATGTTCAGATGCAGGAACTGAGTCAGAGGGAGTCTCATCAAACCCAAACAAAACAGCATTGACTTAATTAGGCAGTGTGTGCCAGGAACTTTCCCTTAGATATTTCATCTTCACCATAACCCTGTCTGAAGTCAGACCATCGTTGGCGttcaatcccagctctgtcccttaCAACTGTGAGATGTCAGGGAAGTTACCTGACTTCacgcctcagtttccacatccatATAATGTGGATAATAAAGTAGCTGTTGTGATATTATGGTGTTAAAGGGCCCCTGGCTCTGCCTTCTTTCCTGTAGACTCAGGTTAGTGTAGAAACAGTGTGGCCTAGTGACCACCACGGTCTTTAGCACGCTGCACATCTGCAGAATGTACAAAGGCCTTCAAGGAATCAGGGCAGGACTCCACAAGAAGGCTTCAAAATTCCTCTACTTTTTATGACTTTCTTTGCTCAGAGTTTGTGTTTATGGGGAAACAGTGAGCAGGCAGGCCTAGAGGGCAGCGAAGAGAAGATGGGGCACGGCAGCAGGGTCCCGCTTGGCCAGCACCCACCATTCCCTGCCACGCATCCAGGGAGAAGCCAAGCTCTGTGGAACAGCTGTcaccttttctccttccctttcaccTAGTATTATGATGACACATTCCCCTCCATGAAGGAGCAGATGGCCTTCGAGAAAAACGTCTTCAACAAGACCAGCCGGACTGACAGTAAGTGTCCGCCTCTTGCTTGTGCAGAACTTTCAGATGCGCACCGTCATCTTCATCTGGACACATCTGTCCCCGTTGGCCTCACACACCCACAGGccattcccttttcttcagaggtgctttttcctctccttcccagcTGTTCTCTCTTCTTCCGGTGAGCCTTCACTCCCCTCCCTCTCAACCCCCCCTCTTCCTGCTTCCGGCATGCCTGGACTTCTCTCAGTGGAAGGGGCCCGCACTAGCCTGGGGCTGGTCTTAGGCATTGCATATGGTGGGCGAAAGGTCAGCCTTGAACCAGGTTTGCTGACTTCTTAGAATGAGGCAGTCAGGTGCTAGGAATGGAgtagagggtggggggagggacacaGAGTTGCCTAATGGTAGTGTCCCTAGTGCGCGTCTTTCCAAGGGTGCTAGTCTTTGCAAGGGTTCTTTGTTTGGcctcacagcttgtgggatcttaattccctgaccagggattgaacccgggcccttggcagtgaaagtgcggagtcctaaccactggaccgccagggaatttcctttgCAAGGGTTCTctggaaggggaagaaggaaataGGGCAAGAGGTGCAGAGCTAAAGACGGGGAGGAGGGCCAGGCAGAGGTGACCAGAactgagaccccccccccccccgccgctcTTCTAGGTGAGATTGCATTTTTTGGGGGCATGACCATCGTCTACAAGAGCAGCATTGACCTCTTCCTGTATGTGGTGGGCTCATCCTACGAGAACGAGGTGAATTCAGGAGGTTGGAATGACAAGGAGGCTTGGATTCTGGGGTAGAAGCTGGGAGGCTCACCATTGGTACCCCTCCTTCTAGACTCTGGAGAACTGGGAGCAGCCAGAATGGTTCTTTCTGGAACAGTGCATATCCATGATGTTCCTTAGATTCCTTGGGTACTGGAAATGGAGTCCTCTGCAGAGAGCTTCTGTGTCTTTCTTAAACATCACTGGAGAAGGATGTACTCAGTGTCCCAGAGCAGGCACTCCAGTGCTTCCAACCCAAacacggggaggggaggggccctcTCAGGTCAAACTGCAGTCAGGCTCCAGCCATGTCCTCTCTGAAGAGGGACAGCTGCCCACACAGTCAGGCTCTGAGGTTTCCTTTTGGCCTTCTCAACCTCAAGCTGTCTCGTTTTCCTCCTCCCATATCTGCCCACCCCCAGCTGATGCTCATGTCTGTTCTTACCTGCCTGTTTGAGTCCCTGAACCATGTGTTAAGGTGAGTGAGGTCCTCTATCCTCCAAGGCTCCCATCCCCCAGACCTTGGTACATCACAGAGGTgggacccttcctccctccttttctcctgaAGTCCCCACAAGACTAAGGCTGGAGCCAGAGCATCCTCCTGCAAGGACCCTGCCCTTTACCTGATCAAGCAATGGTATGGCCAGAAAATGAGGTCTAGAGAAGC
This window of the Balaenoptera ricei isolate mBalRic1 chromosome 20, mBalRic1.hap2, whole genome shotgun sequence genome carries:
- the COPZ2 gene encoding coatomer subunit zeta-2 isoform X1 gives rise to the protein MQRPEAWPRPHPGEGAAAAPAGGPAPPARGREPAGLRLQEPSLYTIKAVFILDNDGHRLLAKYYDDTFPSMKEQMAFEKNVFNKTSRTDSEIAFFGGMTIVYKSSIDLFLYVVGSSYENELMLMSVLTCLFESLNHVLRQGPGFSWPWGGSRAVSAFRKNVEKRWLLENMDGAFLVLDEIVDGGVILESDPQQVIQKVNFRADDSGLTEHSVAQVLQSAKEQIKWSLLK
- the COPZ2 gene encoding coatomer subunit zeta-2 isoform X2, with translation MQRPEAWPRPHPGEGAAAAPAGGPAPPARGREPAGLRLQEPSLYTIKAVFILDNDGHRLLAKYYDDTFPSMKEQMAFEKNVFNKTSRTDSEIAFFGGMTIVYKSSIDLFLYVVGSSYENELMLMSVLTCLFESLNHVLRKNVEKRWLLENMDGAFLVLDEIVDGGVILESDPQQVIQKVNFRADDSGLTEHSVAQVLQSAKEQIKWSLLK
- the COPZ2 gene encoding coatomer subunit zeta-2 isoform X3, giving the protein MQGALGFDEPRRARGRRGGGRSAGLQEPSLYTIKAVFILDNDGHRLLAKYYDDTFPSMKEQMAFEKNVFNKTSRTDSEIAFFGGMTIVYKSSIDLFLYVVGSSYENELMLMSVLTCLFESLNHVLRKNVEKRWLLENMDGAFLVLDEIVDGGVILESDPQQVIQKVNFRADDSGLTEHSVAQVLQSAKEQIKWSLLK